A DNA window from uncultured Methanoregula sp. contains the following coding sequences:
- a CDS encoding zinc-ribbon domain-containing protein, with translation MDSEYVWDDLIGPIFNAHKRNQKLYLYMNLLSNMAVEPFKEFCPSCGTPNTDNKGFCSKCGESLKKTEPPPIIIPAQNTPSEGNQQKTRRNNLLIVGGAIVFLLLIVVIFAGGLVASIIPQSVVGTYCPSGKTQYASDGTKLIIKSDGTAQDGLYNGAWKIENGKLNFYKNEIETGNGGSFVNPQIAKMKPGTEVTTSFKISGNTLKEDQTNIVYTKC, from the coding sequence ATGGATTCCGAGTATGTTTGGGATGATCTAATTGGGCCTATCTTTAATGCTCATAAAAGAAATCAAAAATTATATTTATATATGAATTTATTATCAAATATGGCCGTTGAACCTTTTAAGGAATTTTGTCCGAGTTGTGGAACCCCAAATACGGATAATAAAGGTTTTTGTTCGAAATGTGGTGAATCGCTAAAGAAAACAGAACCTCCCCCAATAATCATTCCTGCACAAAACACACCAAGTGAGGGAAACCAACAAAAAACGCGTAGAAATAACTTACTGATTGTAGGGGGAGCAATTGTATTTTTATTATTGATAGTGGTCATATTCGCTGGTGGATTAGTTGCTTCGATAATACCCCAAAGCGTTGTTGGAACGTACTGTCCAAGTGGAAAGACACAATATGCGAGTGATGGTACTAAGCTTATAATAAAAAGTGATGGAACTGCCCAAGATGGTTTGTATAATGGAGCATGGAAAATTGAAAATGGTAAATTGAATTTTTATAAGAATGAAATTGAAACCGGTAATGGGGGTAGTTTTGTAAATCCACAAATAGCAAAAATGAAACCGGGAACTGAAGTAACTACGAGCTTTAAAATTTCTGGAAATACGTTAAAAGAAGATCAAACGAATATTGTTTATACTAAATGTTAA
- a CDS encoding PEGA domain-containing protein codes for MLFACVTPCVSAFTISSFTVNPSGTQTAGTAMTVTSKIDFPLSGSTTFPSSDNLQLTTNLENPQWTYTIILDGIENPRPSVTGQTLSLTGFELSYKSGVAESVRVTLTGTIPTNPSSSQNLLKVVEYDSSNTIISSTVYAQTMPVATTSPTPTPTPSVGSISVSSTPSGANVYVDNEYKGLTPVTLTNIANGNRVVLVRLTGYQDWSQSVSVLGNSNSLSSTLLATTTTTTTSTATAPTTAVTTAQPTTIVTTIQTTVPTTEITTIPITTKSTPTKKPTTKKTLTPIPTSTPTQAPVGVEVALLAVCVSGLLLVKRR; via the coding sequence TTGCTTTTTGCATGTGTAACACCGTGTGTATCGGCATTTACTATATCATCATTTACTGTTAATCCATCAGGAACGCAGACCGCAGGGACTGCAATGACGGTAACAAGTAAAATTGATTTTCCTTTGAGTGGATCAACTACTTTTCCATCTAGTGACAATTTGCAATTGACCACAAATCTTGAAAATCCACAATGGACATATACAATAATTCTTGATGGTATTGAAAACCCAAGACCATCCGTAACCGGACAGACATTATCATTGACGGGATTCGAATTATCTTATAAATCGGGAGTAGCGGAGTCCGTAAGAGTTACGTTAACTGGGACTATCCCTACTAATCCCTCATCGAGTCAAAATTTATTGAAGGTTGTAGAGTACGATTCAAGCAATACCATTATCTCAAGTACCGTATATGCACAAACAATGCCTGTTGCAACAACCTCCCCGACTCCGACACCCACACCATCTGTTGGGAGTATAAGCGTTTCATCTACGCCATCTGGTGCTAACGTCTATGTGGATAATGAATACAAAGGGCTGACACCCGTCACACTGACCAATATTGCAAATGGAAATCGTGTTGTATTAGTCCGCCTTACGGGCTATCAAGATTGGTCACAATCGGTTTCTGTTCTGGGGAATTCAAATTCGCTTTCATCAACACTATTAGCAACAACGACTACGACAACTACCTCCACAGCAACTGCTCCGACAACCGCGGTCACTACTGCTCAACCTACAACGATAGTAACAACGATTCAAACTACGGTTCCAACAACAGAAATAACAACAATCCCCATAACTACAAAGTCAACGCCAACAAAAAAACCAACAACTAAAAAGACATTAACTCCGATACCCACATCCACACCAACACAAGCACCAGTTGGAGTTGAAGTTGCATTGCTGGCGGTTTGTGTTAGTGGACTGCTCCTAGTAAAGAGACGATAA